TAATTTTACAGGGTCTTGGAACTTTTGCACTacacattttgaattcagtcAGCATAAACTAGTATATTTTATTTAGTTTGTCTCTGAGAATTCTGTGAATGTTTTACCAAATCCAGTATGTACCTAAATAGTGAGAGAATTGTAACTTAAACCTCAGGGTATGACGAGATATAAATTATTTTAATGTAGCATGGACATCTTGGGTACCCCTTAACGGAGACTGCCTGTTTAGAGTTGTGCTACTGATGACAAACAGCTCTTAGAACCTTACCGCTTCAAGTTATgcaaaaatacatatttatttgTCTGGCAACCTCTATTGATCTCAATTGAAAAGTTAATTAATGAATTTGAGAACTAAAGCaatttaaatataaaatatgaaACGAACAGTACCAGTAAATTGTATTTCAAAATCCCGAAGTACTATTGTTGATTGGGGTACCCAATACAAGTTGTTTTAAATCTAGACTAACACCGCTTACACTCATGTTTGTAAAgttgtatgtttctatgtgaTTATGTTTTACGTTGTCACATTTactatttgatttgaaatggttCCGTTTTGTTATATATATTGGGTATGTCCTCACCATGGGTGTATTCATTTAACCGATTCTGTTGCAAACAGTTTACTCCAAATGGAAAACTGGTTTCTACTGGAAAAATTCAGGTAGGTCTGTCCCCATTTCGTTCCATTTGCTCGGTTTGCTTTGGTAAACGATTTCCGTTGCAAGACGTAACGAACACACCCCAGGTCTGTTTGTCTCTGAGCTTTGTAAGCATCATTATCAGGGTGACTCCATCATACAGTAGCACTTTACAATTGTTGTTGTAGAGGAAGCCCATTCAGTTCTAAAGAGCTTGAGCCAAACCATGATTTTAGTGGACAGCCATGGAAGGCTGTAGttcctgtccagaaacaacccctaggccTAACGCCTAGAGCTGAGAGGaatggataggtgtaagcaataggGAGAAAATTCAACCTAGCAGAGAGTGAGGTGGAGACATTGTCATGTAGCTTAAAGGGGcaatgcagtcaaaaacgtgatatcctgtgttttatatatacatttcaacactgaggttggaataatactgtgaaattgtgacaaTTATGATAATGCACTTTAACAGCTAGTTCAGGTTACACATCCCTCCCATTAGGCTCCTCGGACCACTctgacagtcctagctaaattcttgctggAGAAATGGTATTTTGCTAAACCATTTGTTTCTTTTTGAGAATTTTAATTGAAAATGatcttaattgttacccagaaataatttgatattgagataaaaacggctgcattgaaCCTTTTAAACCTATAAAATCCtgtcagatctccacaagtgtgGAAGGGTTAGTGGTTGTTTCTGAACAGGGCCGCAGTGTGGACTAATTAGGGCTTATTCAGTAGTGTGTGATGCTTTGAaagttgcagatagaaatgtaatgaacagCGTTGATATTATTCCCTGTAGTACACAACAGAAAACCATGTCTGATTTACACAATACTGTACATTCTGTATTGACATTGGATACTTTTTAATTCGCCTGAATAAGCCCCTAATGTCTTGTTTGATTTGTTCTTGAAGGAAACTAGTTTATAGGGAAAATCTTTGGAATTTGCGCAAAATTTGCCAACCTAAGTCGTTATGAAATGTTGAACAAAGTTCTCTCTGAACTGTTGATTGTAATCATGTCAAAGTTTGACTTTAAAATGTGTTGAGTTTCAGCAATTATCAGTTAGAATTATGCTATAATTTTAATGGAAATtgtaataccttgactttatatGTTGGATGTAATGCTTCGATGTAGAGCTCTATTCAATCCTTATCGCAGAAGTTCAGCGTTACAGCGTGATTggtatttaaaggcaatgttcctgtaTAACGGAGACTGcacagtaaacgctgcatatgtcggctcgaTCAGAAGTTACCATCATGTCGCgtaatctgtaacgcttcagcgatacagattgaacAGGGCCCTTATGCTCTGCTCTTCACAGGGCTATAGcttttacctacagtatgtgaatgTCAATTGACCACAAACATCAATTTTCAACGTTAATTTATATTATTGCGTTCGCTGATTGCACCCTAATTTTTAAGTTAAACCAATACTGTACAACTTAACTAGCCCCTGCCAAATATAAGTACACTGaacatttttttccccccataCGCTCAAAAGGCTTCTCAAATGTcttatttctcctttgccaagataatcctgacaggtgaggcatatcaagaagctgattaaatggcATGATAATTTATTGTGCTGGGCACAATAAAGGCcactataaaatgtgcagttttctcacaacacaatgtcacacaAGTTTAGagtgagtgtgcaattggcatgctgactgcagtaacgtccaacagagctgttgccagagaattgaatgttaatttctctaccataagccgccaccaacgtcattttagagaatttggcagtatgtccaatgggcctcacaaccgtagaacacgtgtaactacgccagcccaggaccgccACATCCGGCTTCTACACCTGTAGGATCGTCTCAGACCAGCTATGCGGACAGCTGatgccactggcacgctggagaagtgtgctcttcacagataaaTCCCAGTTTCAACTTTATCGGGCAGatggtgttgtgtgggtgagAGATTTgcagatgtcaacgttgtgaacaaagtGGAGTTATGGTATttgcaggcataagctacagacaacgaacacaattgtattttatcgatggcaatttgaatgcacagaaataccgtgatgagatcgtgagggccattgtcgtgccattaatctgccgccatcacctcatgtttcagcatgataatgcaaggatctgtacataattcctagaagctaaaaatgtcccagttcttccatggcctgcagtGTCACCAGAAATATCACAcattgagcatatttgggatgctTCGCACAGCTGAAACACagctgtaactcagtaaactCTGAAATTGTtgagttttatatttttgttcagtgtatataaaaAAGATCACTGAATGATCCTTAATGGAGGACAGTGAAATCTGAAAATAACCAACAAAATTCAACAACAGCTCCAGCATGGTAAACTTGCCTGGGAACTAACACTAAAGTATTTCCCGCTTACTCTTTTCCTGGTAAGGCAGGGGGAAAAGTACACAAGTATTCATAAATAACTTGACCATATTCTATTCACTCATGTTTGGTAATAATAAgcaaacagctcaaataagagcCTTAAATTGTGACTGGAGAGGAGCTGAGCTGTATCGTGGGTAAAACGTACATAAATCAGTGTCATCCAAATATTTAGGAGTGTTTCCATCGGCCAACAAGTTTGtaattgtgtgctaggaatatgggaccaaataaacGGACTACTTTATTTACAATAATCTTTTGGGGTGTcaattttgacccctacctttgagggaaaagtattacttgttaaacaaaatctctttctgagcaattgtattagtataaaataatttcCCAATTTCTTTGAGCATACAGTATTGCTCATTATTTAAATCTTTTTTACTCATTACTGCTCATCTTTGTCAAGGATGTTTAATTTCAGACCCCACAGTTATATGCACTCTTAGGCTTGAAAGAGAAATCTATTCATACAAAATGGAACCGTAACTTGTTAGCATTGGGTTAAATTATCAATACATATGGAGTTATTTGACACAGTATCACACATAATAAAACAAGTATTACAATACATTTCAGCAACAAGAGTAAAGAAATGAGCGACTTATGATTTATGACTTGCATTGTCTTTcaaaagaatgagagaaactggTACTTATACtgtaacaaaatatattttgaaaacaTGAATGGCATGCAGAATGACTGTTGGTTTCAACACAGACTCCTGTCTAGTTTCTTCTGTGCTCCGGTGCAGGCAGGGGGCTTTCCTCCCTGTGGACAAAAATTGGTGATCATTACATTTTAGCTCAGCCGATGACACCATGTTGAACACAGTTTAATACTCAATTACATTTAAAGTGATCAAACAAGGACCAGTCACACACAACTCACCTTATACATCTTGCAGACCAAGTTAAAAAGTGATGACATTGCTTTGTCCTGAAAGTCACCTGTGTATTCCTGCAAAGACGCAAAAAGGAGGAATTGGAGAGTCATGCACAGGCTTGACCTTGGCACATAGTTTTGATTCCATGACCTGCTATACACAGTGTATGTGTTCAAAAAGCAGCACTCAGTAACACTATGGTTAATAATCTGTAGATGCCTCAAATTCAACTCTGGACAGTTccatttagacctgggacaccaggtgtgtgcaattaattatcagatcagaaaaccagcaggctccagcCCTCGTAGAGTAAGAGTTGAATAACCCTGCTGTAGTATAGCCATGTTATCTACATCGTGCTCCTAGTTTCAGTCCCAGCTGTGTCCTACCTTATTAATGGTCACCCAGGGGACGTGTGTTTTGGCTGGACTGAGAGCATTGGTCTTCAGGGCGTTCTCATGCATAAGTTTGAAGCCGAGCTCTCCCTTAACACAGGTTGTGACACTGTCCCACGTCATGGAGGGGACGTGTAGCTGTAAGCACTAGGGGAGAACAGAATGCATGTAAGAACCAATAACCCAGAGCCCTTAATGTGTAAACAGAAAAGGTGCACAAAtccatttgttttattttttttgttacttTTACCCCAATTTGgttgtatccaattggtagttacagtcttgtctcatcgctgcaactcccatacagactcgggagaggaaAAGGTCGAGAgcaatgcgtcctccgaaacacaacccaacctagacACAATGCCcatttaacccggaagccagccgcaccaacgtatCGGGGGAAACACTGTGCGACCGTGtctggcccaccacaggagtcgctagtgcgcgatgggacaaggacatccctgccggccaaaccctcccctaacccggatgacgctggaccaattgtgcgccgccccatgggtctcccggtcacggctggctgcgccactcgggaggccctcacAAATATGCATTTTGAATTAAAAAGTATGCAAGTGGTTTAACATTAAGTTAAAAACAGTACAATGCTCACAGGTTGGGCGGCGGCGAGAACATTTGCTGCAGATTCCATGCAGTCAATGACAGGGAAGGCAGAGTACAGACCCACTGAATGTAGAATACATGCCTAAAGGGAAAGTATGAAATACAAAAACTATATTTCAGCAACAGATTACCTATTTTTAGTGATTCAAGTTATAAGCAGAACTTCAGACATTTCCCATTTTATTGGCGAGCGCACCTCAATCATGTTGCTATGACACTCTGGTTCCCCATGTTCACAGGTGAAGGGAGAATTCCCTGAGGGAAGCTCCTGTGAAAGAAAAGGCTGCAGCATGAACACAAAACAAGCTCTAATTTATTCAATAGTCAGTGACTGTGGATGGATCTATAAATCAAAGGCCTGTACTGAGGTACAGCCTGaacttgtcccccccccccccccccccccctccaaaactGAACATGACTCAGTACTCTCCATCTTGAGAAGAGGCCTACCTGCGCATTTCCGTAGGGCACCAGTTTTACCTCCATGATATCATGGAGCATGGCCCAGGTAGGGAAGAGCTGCTGGGTGAGGAAGACCCTGCAGCCTGGACACAGGCTCTCATAGTACAGGGTCACCACAACTCTGGGTACTGCTGAATTGGGCCTGGTGGCATTGAGCTCCAGACACTGCTTCTGAACCTAGACAGGAATCATGTTCAGAGAAAGCTGTGCTGGAACTTGTTCAATTTGACAAATTATTTACATTCTGTTCATATAGATATGCCTGGAATTCACACAAGTAAATGTAGGAACCATGCCACTTGCAAACCCTAGTTTTTCAGAAAAATAtgcgaattgggctgcctgtctaaacacagctCATTAAGGATTGGTGTCAGTCACATGCCCTCGGGAAATCTACAACCTCTGGTACTCAATTTCAAAAGCATGACTCATTTAACCATGGACAAGGGACTCTTTGAACAGTCATTTAAAACTGAACAGATAATCCTGCTAAACATGGGATACTCACATATACATATTGACCTTGTTATATAACATGGAATAGCATAACGTCTTAATGCTTGGTGAGATTAGCCATTGGAAAgtttatttgaaaaaaaaaagacaGGTTATTTAATCATTCAACTGAATAACTTCTGCAGTAGGCTGCATGCGACACATTCAAAAGTACCAGGGCATAATAAAGAAAAAAAAGGTACATGAAAATAGATCTTATGAAAGTCTTAAAAACAGAACCTAGCAACTGGCATTATGTCCGAGTGCAGTTATTTGAACTTGATAACGATACTCTAAACTTACCCCACATTCTAttgcaatttccaaactcctacACCACTGGGACGGGGGGTATTCACAGCCCGGTTTGGGCTTTGACTTTCCATGGGATTTCTTGAAAGTAGAGCAGAAAAAAAGAAGGACTAACACCGATGCAAACTTCATGTTGCTTACAGGTACTGAAGCCAGAGCCTTCCTTAACATTTCCCTCAGACAACACTGTGACCAATTTGAAGAGTGAGTGGGTTGGAGCTCCTTCCACCAATGACTACAACAATCATCCTTAGCTGATGATGAGATGGATTCTTGTGACCAAACTCTCATTGGACATCCCACAACAGCCATATCATCGTTTCAGACACTTCTTATACAGGGACAAATTGGTAGGCAAAACAGGAATAAGAACAAACTTCAAACTTAGGCCAGAGTAGAATCATTCTTGATTGACTGAATTATCATTAATAGATCATTAATAATGTATATAGTCACAACATTAGAGAAATAGCAGTACATAACAGTCCATCACGTATCTTAACTGCATAGAAAATTGCCAAGGCTACAGTGAGGAAGATCATAGATTGTATTACCATGTTGTGACAGTAGATGTCACAATTCTCCCAACATTTACACTCAATTGGCTTCTGAGCAAGGGATTGCTTTTGTCAAAATCATTTGGGGAAAAATGTCAGGCATTTTGACAACTTAAAAATTAAAATTTTTATTAAAAGTTTATTCATTAGTACCATACAAAACTACCAGTCTGACAAATACATAATATGGAGTGCAGCCAATATTTTCATTAGGTAATGCAATAATTGTACAGAATTTTGTCAATTTAAAAGTGCATTTTGCTGTTCATTAGCaatgttttgggggggatttCTACATTTCAAATGACTGAACTCCAGCCAAGTATCATACACATACTATGTGTATCAAATAGCAGTATCTAACAGACTTTTCAGCACAGTTTCGCAAATACAAAAGCTAAAAACCAAGCAGTCTTCAACTATTGAAAGTCAACATATAACAAATACTACGACAGTTTCATTCTCCATAACAAAATCTAAAAAAGTTCACTGCTTCCACACAGGCAGCCTATTGTTGATATTTTTGCCATTAATAGttttttttgaccaatcacatcagatattttcacAGAGCTGATCTgactggtcaaaagaccaattagtgaaataaataattgggctgcctgtgtaaacagccTTTTCACAGTCTTTTCAATCTATTTGGTTATTTAGAGAAATTAAATCTCTAAATAAGCATGAAATATAAATGTAAAGAATATCACCAAAAGTATTCACACTAGCTTATTCAATTAAATCTGCTCAGGTTATGATGAACAAATAACAAAACACAAACAGGTTTCATAAAAGCCACTTTCAAAAAGACCATTAAGAGCCACGAATGATGCCGTCCTTGTCTTAAAATGAGATGTCCACTATGCGGAGTGTTTCTGACCTATCATAGCCAGTTATTGTAAATTAATGAACCTGTTCAAGTCAAATTATAATAAAACTCCTGAAACATGAGCTCCCTTCATGTCTTTGTAGTGCATTTACAGTAGCAGATTTTAACATTGGCACAGCGACATCCAAGCCTTAAATTTGTACCCACTCACAGGCTTTCTCACAAGCTGAGGAAATGTGTCGTTTTACGTTGCACCGTCATAGCGGTCTGAGACAGAAATCAAGCACAGCTTTTGTCGACCTCcaatataatttattttattttatttaactaggcaaggcaagaacaaattcttatttacagtgactgcctaccccggccaaaccctaacccggacgacgctgggccaattgtgcgccgccctatgggactcccaatcacggctggttgtgatacagcctggaatcgaaccagggtctgtagtgacgcctctggcacggagatgcagtgccttagaccgctgagccactcgggagcccaagtcCACAGAAAAGGCCAGGGGAAACAATGTCACTGAGAACAGACTGTCTAGACCTAGCTACAGATTGTATGCCAGAATGTGATAACCAAAGAATGTTGGTGTCCATTACTGGGCGTTAGAGGAAGGCCCCATACAAACCGCCGCCATAGATTTTTCAACAAACCTGTTATTGGCAATACTTTTTTCACAGAATCGAGAATAACGAAAGTAGCTGAAAAATGTCAGTTTCCAATTACAGGTGGTTCTACAAAAAACAGCAAAAACTAAAAAATATTACATCCAAGTATTGTACGGCATGAGGAGGTATCTCGACATCTTAGCTGCCGCAGATCTAGCATTCCCAGCATTATTACAGGAACTAGCAGATCTAGCATTCCCAGCATTATTACAGGAACTAGCAGATCTAGCATTCCCAGAATTATTACAGGAACTAGCAGATCTAGCATTCCCAGCATTATTACAGGAACTAACAGATCTAGCATTCCCAGCATTATTACAGGAACTAGCAGATCTAGCATTCCCAGCATTATTGCAGGAACTAGCAGATCTAGCATTCCCAGCATTATTACAGGAACTAGCAGATCTAGCATTCCCAGCATTATTACAGGAACTAGCAGGTCTAGCATTCCCAGCATTATTACAGGAACTAGCAGATCTAGCATTCCCAGCAGTATTGCAGGAACTAGCAGATCTAGCATTCCCAGCATTATTACAGGAACTAGCAGATCTAGCATTCCCAGCATTATTACAGGAACTAGCAGATCTAGCATTCCCAGCATTATTACAGGAACTAGTAGATTCTACTTCTACAGCCACACGTATAAGTAGGTGACAAAGGTCTAAGCACACCACGAGGCATATCTCACTTAAACATTGTTATCTTTCTGAATTTATGGTTTTTGTAGAACCAACTGCAACTGGAAACAGACTAAGATACTTTTTTAACCGAATCGAGAATGAAGAAAGTAATCCCCAAGAACAGGTTAGTTGAAAAATCTATGGCGGCGGTTTGTGTGGTTCTTTTCTGTAACACTCAGTAATGGACACCAACACTCTTTGGTTATATCACATTATCTGGTGTAC
This window of the Oncorhynchus clarkii lewisi isolate Uvic-CL-2024 chromosome 1, UVic_Ocla_1.0, whole genome shotgun sequence genome carries:
- the LOC139370397 gene encoding gamma-interferon-inducible lysosomal thiol reductase isoform X2, yielding MRVWSQESISSSAKDDCCSHWWKELQPTHSSNWSQCCLREMLRKALASVPVSNMKFASVLVLLFFCSTFKKSHGKSKPKPGCEYPPSQWCRSLEIAIECGVQKQCLELNATRPNSAVPRVVVTLYYESLCPGCRVFLTQQLFPTWAMLHDIMEVKLVPYGNAQELPSGNSPFTCEHGEPECHSNMIECLQLHVPSMTWDSVTTCVKGELGFKLMHENALKTNALSPAKTHVPWVTINKEYTGDFQDKAMSSLFNLVCKMYKGGKPPACTGAQKKLDRSLC
- the LOC139370397 gene encoding gamma-interferon-inducible lysosomal thiol reductase isoform X1; the protein is MRVWSQESISSSAKDDCCSHWWKELQPTHSSNWSQCCLREMLRKALASVPVSNMKFASVLVLLFFCSTFKKSHGKSKPKPGCEYPPSQWCRSLEIAIECGVQKQCLELNATRPNSAVPRVVVTLYYESLCPGCRVFLTQQLFPTWAMLHDIMEVKLVPYGNAQELPSGNSPFTCEHGEPECHSNMIEACILHSVGLYSAFPVIDCMESAANVLAAAQPCLQLHVPSMTWDSVTTCVKGELGFKLMHENALKTNALSPAKTHVPWVTINKEYTGDFQDKAMSSLFNLVCKMYKGGKPPACTGAQKKLDRSLC